Proteins encoded together in one Acanthochromis polyacanthus isolate Apoly-LR-REF ecotype Palm Island chromosome 12, KAUST_Apoly_ChrSc, whole genome shotgun sequence window:
- the gem gene encoding GTP-binding protein GEM gives MLSTVRRHSLRLQTELHRWSICDPGSHLLPDSFLARVPACISRSKSCTSSAGESEGSRGSWSSSDSVISTDSSGEASEPGGPYRVVLLGANGVGKTAFASIFAGAADSMDSDDCELCGDEVCEKEIEVDGESATITLLDTWDSEPDNDWSQEHYMQTGDAYLLLYSITDRTSFLRASELRITLRRFRPAQNTPIILVGNKCDLVRRREVSVSEGRACAAVFDCKFIETSAAMQHNVWEAFHGIVRQLRLRRDSKEANKRRRHTNTRNARRESIPVKAKRFLDKIVAKNNPSVAFWLKSKSCHDLSVL, from the exons ATGCTGTCCACTGTGCGCCGCCACAGCCTCCGCCTGCAGACCGAGCTCCACCGCTGGAGCATCTGCGACCCGGGCAGTCACCTGCTCCCGGACAGCTTCCTGGCGCGCGTCCCCGCCTGCATCTCCCGCTCCAAATCCTGCACCAGCTCCGCCGGGGAGTCGGAGGGAAGCCGCGGCAGCTGGTCGTCCTCGGACTCGGTCATCTCCACTGACTCCTCCGGGGAGGCTTCGGAGCCCGGGGGCCCGTACCGGGTGGTGCTGCTGGGGGCCAATGGGGTCGGTAAGACGGCCTTCGCCAGCATCTTTGCCGGAGCTGCGGACAGTATGGACAGCGACGACTGTGAGCTGTGTGGAG ATGAAGTGTGTGAAAAAGAGATTGAAGTGGACGGAGAGTCGGCCACCATAACGCTGCTCGACACATGGGATTCAGAG CCGGATAATGACTGGTCCCAGGAGCACTACATGCAGACAGGTGACGCCTACCTGCTGCTCTACTCCATAACCGACCGGACCTCCTTCCTTCGAGCCTCGGAGCTCCGGATAACGCTGCGACGCTTCCGCCCTGCGCAGAACACTCCCATCATCCTGGTGGGCAACAAGTGTGACCTGGTGCGACGCAGAGAGGTGTCAGTTAGCG AGGGTCGTGCTTGTGCCGCCGTGTTTGACTGCAAGTTCATCGAGACGTCGGCCGCCATGCAGCACAACGTCTGGGAGGCTTTCCACGGCATCGTACGACAGCTGCGACTTCGCCGAGACTCCAAGGAAGCCAACAAACGCcgaagacacacaaacactcgtAACGCTCGGCGCGAAAGCATCCCAGTGAAGGCCAAGCGCTTCCTGGACAAGATCGTAGCAAAGAACAATCCCAGTGTGGCGTTCTGGCTGAAATCTAAGTCCTGCCATGATCTCTCTGTGCTGTAG